TTATTGTTATTATATCTCCATCTTCTACGATGTGCTCTTTTCCTACAAGTTTCATGAGCCCTGCATCTTTGACAGCCTTTTCTGATCCAAGCCTTATTAGGTCCTCGTACTTTATAATCTCCGCCTTTATAAATCCTCTCGCCAAGTCGCTGTGTATCGCACCTGCCGCATCCACCGCTGTCGAATTCTTTCTCAGTGTCCAAGCTCTAACTTCATCTTTACCAACCGTGAAGAATGATATAAGCCCGCACTGTGAATACAACGCATTTGAAAGTCTCTCTATGCCTGTTTCCTCTGTGCCAAGTTCTTTCAAGAATTCCATCTTCTCTTCTTCGCTAAGCACATTCAATTCCATTTCGAGTTTACCGCAGAGCTCGACATATGCAAAGCCATTTTCTTTGCAGAGATTTACTATCTGTTCTTTTGTATCATATGCCTTTTCTGTAAATTGCTCTTCGTCAACATTTACAACAACAGCGGTGGGTTTTAATGTGGCGAATGAAAAACCGCCGAGCATTTTCTTCTCTTCTTCTGTCAATTCTACCTTTGACAAGAATTGTTCGTTTTCAAGTGCTTCCTGCAATCGCTTCAGCAATTTTAGTTCTATCTCTTCTTTCGGTTCAAGTTTCCTTTTTGCGTTTTCGAGCCTTTCTATCCTGTTTGTAACAACATCAAGGTCTCTGAAAAGGAACTCGTCCAACGTGGCCTTTAACTGGTCTACAGGCTTTTCAACCTCAGGATAAGGAACTGCGTCGTTTTTAAATGCCCTTACTACAATAAGCAATGCTTCGGCATTCTGGATAGAATTGAACACGGCTGTTCTTTCTTTAGCGTCTTTTATTTTGAGAGCAGGGGTATCAAAGAATTCCAGTGTTGCATAAGTAACTTTCTTCGGCTCGTACATCTTCGCAAGTATATCAACCCTCTTATCATGCACCTTTGCTATGCCTTTCTCGTGCTGTTGAGAGAAAAGGTCAACTTCAAGACCGGTAAGCAAAGAGAAGATTGTTGTCTTTCCAACTTGAGATAGCCCTACTATTCCAACTTTCATTCTTATTCCTCCTTGAAAACTTTGATGAGTTTAGCGATTCTTTCGTTTCTGCTCTGCTTCTTGAGAGTATTGATAAAACTCGAACTGCGTTCCGCTTTAGCTAAAGCAATCAATTTTCCTTGAAAGTATATCTGTATCAAGTCGTCTTTTTCGAAATCTTCAATTTCAATTATATCATTAACAGTAGGCTGTACACCGTTAAAGATGCGTTCAACGTTATTGACCTCAACTTTTGGAAAGTCAAGCACCTGTTCTATCGGTATCAAACTCCTTATGGCTTTTTCCCGGATTTCATCAACATTCTCATTTCTATCGATTTTCGGAATGTTTATCGCATCATCAACTGAGAATTTTCCTACGCTTATCCTTCTCAATTCGACAGCTGTTGCGCCGCAGCCAAGCTTGTATCCTATGTCCATGCAAAGGCTCCGGATATATGTTCCCGAAGAAACTTTTGTCGTAAATTCCACGTACGGAAGCGCTATTTTTATATCATAAATATCATATATCGTTACTTCTCTCGGTGGAAGGTTTATGATCTTCCCTTCGCGAGCGAGTTCGTAAAGCTTCTTACCCTGGTATTTCTTCGCTGAATACGCAGGCGGAACTTGTTTGTAAGTTCCAACAAAGGATTTTACAGCCTCCAAAATTTCTATTTCAGAAACTTCGACTGGGTTTTCTTCCATAACTTGACCAGTAATATCGAACGTATCGGTTATAACGCCGAGTTTAAATTTTACTTTGTAAACCTTTGTATCGTGCTGGAGATACTCAAGTAATCGTGTCGCTTTGCCAACACCTATCACCAAAAGCCCTGTTGCGAATGGGTCCAAAGTCCCCGAATGGCCCACTTGTTTTACAGAAAAGAGTCTTCTCACCCTGTCGACTATGTCATGCGATGTTGGTCCTTTTTCTTTATCTACCAAGAGTATTCCATTAACAGTCGAAGTCACAAAACCACTCCATATTTATTCGGATTTTAGATTATTTTCACCAATTTTCCAAGAATCTGATATCGTTCCTGACCAAGTCTCTTATATCCCTAACACCGTACTTAACCATCGCTATCCTTTCCACACCAAGCCCAAACGCGAGACCTCTCCATTGTTCTGGATCATACCCAACGTTTTTGAAAACATTCGGGTGCACCATACCAGCACCGAGTATTTCAAACCACCTGTTGTTGAAGTATATGTCGACTTCAAAGCTCGGCTCAGTGAATGGGAAGAAGCTTGGTCTTAGCCTCACTTTCGTGTTTTCGCCCAGCAATCTTCTCGCAAATTCTTCGAGGAAATATTTTAAATGCTTAACTGTAACGTCGTGGTCAACGTACAAGCCTTCCATTTGTGTGAACATCGGAAGGTGTGTTGCATCGTAGTCTCTTCTGTATACCCTACCAGGTGCAACGATTGCAAGTGGTGGTTTTCTTGAAAGCATCGTTCTTATCTGAACTGGTGAGGTATGCGTCCTCAACATGTATTCTTCGTTTATGTAAAACGAGTCGTGCGAATCTCTCGCAGGGTGCCACTCAGGAGTGTTAAGTGCATCGAAATTGAACCACGGCTGTTCAACCTCAGGACCTTCTACAACTGAAAAGCCCATCGAAATGAATATGTCTTCCAATTCCATCTGGACTCGGCTGATTATGTGAAGATGCCCGACATCTCTTTTTGCTCCAGGCATCGTGTGGTCAACCCAGAGTTTTTTGTAAATTATTTCTCTTTCTATCTCAGCAAGTCTATTCTTCTGCTCTTCAAGCAAGCTTTCAATTTCTTCTTTGAGTTCGTTGACTACCTTTCCAAATATCGGCTTTTCTTCGGCAGGTATGTCTTTGAGCTTCTTCATGAGGCCCGTCACTATACCGGATTTTCCTAAGTACTTAACCCTCAAATCGTTCAGTGTTCTGCTGTCCTGTGCGTTGCTTATATCGCTTTTAGCACTTTCAAGGATACCTCTCATTTCTTCATAGACTTTGCCTTCTCTTTCTTGCATAGTGAATTCCCCCTCTATTTTTTAAAAATCAATTATTCTTCTCACTTTTGTATTTTGCCAAGAGAATATACTACTAACCCACCAAGCGCTATCCATAGGAACATTCCAATCAGTGTACCTGTACCATGGAACGCCGGGGTTATCGGATAAAGCGAACCAGCAACGAGTCCTAAGATGAAGTTCAAAATCGACTGCTTCGCCTTTTCCAACCATATCTTCAGTAGTTTGGAAATCAAACCTATGCCAAACAGAACACCTGAGCCGAGCACAATGATGAAAAGAATGTCCGAACCGGTGAAATCTCTTGATGCAAATCTTGAAACTGTGGCAATCGCTTTTTCGTAAAAACCGAGAATCATGAGCATGAGAGAGCCACTCAAACCTGGGAGTATCATTGAGCCTCCCGCTATAACTCCTGAAACGAACAACCCAAAATAGCTAATTGAATCTGAAACTTGAGTATCTTGCAGTTTCACCGCGTTACTCACAACGTATGGAATAATAACTATCAATACCCCAACCAAGAATTCAACTATTTTAAACGTGCGAATTTCGTCTTTAAAATTAATCAGAGAGAGCAATATCAACCCGTAGAAGAAACTGTATGTGTAAAATGGATAGTTTTCAAAAGACCAAGACAATATTTTGCTGCCACTCAATATTCCTATTAACAACCCAAGAGCTATAAGTGATATGAAAACCAGGTCCTTCTTAGATATTTTGAGCTTCATTACGTCATTCACAACTTCTATGAGCCTTTCAAAGACACCTATTATAACGGCTATCGTTCCACCACTTACGCCGGGAATCACATTTGCCCAGCCCATCAGCAAACCTGCTATAACCGTTCTAAAGAAATTCAGCACCATTTAATTCTCAGCACCTCACTTGTACTTTTCTACTACTCTTGACTTCGTACGCTGTCAGCATACCACCGTATACGCAACCCGCATCGATTCCTATTTTATCTTCGCCTACATATACGTCTTCCATCGGAGTATGCCCGAATACCACTATATAACCGAGGTTGTGTTTTTTAAGTATGAACTCTTCCCTTATCCAAATTAAGTCCCTCGAGTCTTGCCTTTCCAAAGGGACATTCGGTCGAACTCCAGCGTGTACAAAAAGGAAACTATCTTCGATGTGATAATACTTAGTATTTCTAAAGAAATTCATATGCTCCTCGTTTAAAGCCTGTTCGTTCAGATTTCCATAACTTCTCCACGTAGCCTGCGCACCGTTTATTAACCACAAGTATGTGTCGTCATTTCCATCTATCACATCAAGGAGCATCTGCTCGTGATTCCCACGAAGAAATATACACTGCGTTTGCTTTGAAAGTGAGATCAAATAATCGACAACGCCTTTTGAATCGGGTCCTCTATCAATATAATCACCGAGGAACACGAGTTTATCCTCTGGTTTTGGTGAAATCTCAGAAATCAATCTTTCTAAACTTCTGAGACAACCGTGGATATCACCCACTGCCCATAGACTCATGTCGATTTACCACCAGATTATTCCTATTTTCCAGCCGTCTTTTTAGATTTCGACGCTTTCGATGTTTTAGGTGTTTTTGAACCTTTTGCTTTATTTGGCTTTGTGTATCTTTTTCTTTTCTCTTCCCCAGTTGAGCCTTCTTCATCTGTTGATTCAGGTTCTTGTGCTTCTTTCAAAACGTACAACTTTCCATTATCGATAACTCCGAAAATATCGTTTTTCAAAGATTTATTCGTCTTGCATTTTGGACAATGGAGATAAAGTCCAAATTTCCCTACCTTAAGTTTATAGTTTCCCTCGCAGTCTTCACATTTCAAATCAGTATCAAAATCTATGCTGAAGAATTCCTTTTCAGCTTTCTGCAGATCCTTTCCGAATTCGGACAAGAACGTTCTAACAACTTCTTTCCAGTCCTTCTTTCCATTCTCCACCTCGTCGAGTTGTTTCTCCATTTCCGCTGTAAAATTCTTATCCACTATGTCAGGAAATCTCTGCTCGAGGTAATGATTGACAACAAAACCTAATATCGTTGGAACTAATGTTCTTTTGTTTTTGACAACGTATTTCCTATCTAAAAGTGTTTGAATTATGGTAGCGTATGTACTCGGCCGTCCGATCCCTTCAGCCTCAAGCGTCTTAACAATTGATGCTTCGCTGTATCTGTCCGGTGGCGTGGTTTCCGATTCAACTGTTTTCGGCTCCACGTTGTATACTTCACCTATCCTCAGTTCTTTGTGCTCCTCGCTAGCTTCGTTATCGATTGTGTAGACCTTTTCAAATCCGTCAAATATTCTTTCTCTGATAGTAGCTTCGAATATGTATTTGTCTGATTGAAAGTCATAACTGTATTGCTTGTAAACTGCACTGCTCATCTGAAAAGCGATGAATCTTTTCCATATGAGTTCGTAAATCTTGTAGTGGTCCTTATCAAGTAATTCCTTAGCCTTTTCCGGTGTCAAACTTATATCGACCGGTCTTATACATTCGTGAGCGTCTTGAACTTTAGTCTTCGTTTTTGATGAAGATTTTTTTGGTTGTAGATTTCCCAAGTACTCTTTGCCAAAATTATTCAAAATAAACTCCTCTGCTGCCTCCTGAGCCTCTTCGGATACTCTCGTAGAATCTGTTCTCATGTAAGTTATGAACGCCCTGTGTCCGTTCTTAATATCGATACCTTCGTAAAGTTCTTGGGCGATTTTCATCGTCTTGGAGACTGGAAATCCAAGTTTGCTCGCCGCATCTTGTTGGAGCGTACTTGTAATAAATGGGGGTGGAGGATTCTTCCTGACCTCTTTGATTTCTATGTCTATTAACTTCACATTTTTAACATCCTTCAAAACGTCATCAGCAATTTCTTTCGTTACATCAGTTGGTTTTATTTTTTTACCGTTGATTTTCGTAAGATAAGCCTTCAGTTCGGCTATCTCAATCCAAACTTTATAATACTTCTGTGGAACAAACCTGTATCTTTCTCTTTCTTTTTCGCATATAATTTTGAGTGCTGCTGACTGAACTCTTCCAGCACTTCGCGCGTCTTTTATGATACGCCACAGAAGTGGGCTTATCTTATAACCCACTATCCTGTCTAACACTCTTCTGGCGAGTTGAGCGTTTACTTTGTTCATATCTATCTCTCGCGGATTTTTAACAGCTTCCTGTATTGCGCGAGGAGTGATTTCGGAGAAAGTAATTCTATTCTTCCCCTTCACTCCGAGAATTGTTGCCAAATGCCAAGCAATGGCTTCTCCTTCTCTGTCCTGGTCGGATGCCAAATACACTTCCTTTCCTTCAGCGGTCTTTTTAATCTGCTCAACTACTGATTCCTTGCCTGGTATAATTTCGAAATCCAACTTAAGTGAATTTAAGTCAACGCCAAACTGTTTTTGAGGCAAATCTCTTATGTGTCCTTTTGAAGAGATAACCTGATAATCCTTTCCAAGTATTCCCTCTATAGTCTTAGCCTTCGCAGGCGATTCAACAATTATTACCTTTCTTTTGCCGCTGCCCGTTTCGTTTTCAATCTCGCCTGAAGATTGTGTTTTTGTCCTTTTCTTGTTCTTTGTTGCATCGCTCATATTATCACCCACTTAACAATTTACTTTCACCATAGTTCTTCGATTAGATGAAACTGCTGAAAAGACATTATCAAAGAATTACCTAAGGAAAAATCTTCTGCTCAAGTTCGAGTCATATTCGCTCCATTCTTTCTCTCTGTCTTCCTTATCTATTATTTGAAAGACTCTATTTATCTTGGAGTCCATGTTCTCTACAAAATGAAGAACTAATGCCTCCGGCGTTTTCGGGAGCACTGGTGCACCCCACTCGAATTCCCCATGGTGCGAAGCTATTAAGTGTTTTAAGCGCAGAATTTTGTCGTAACTTATGCCCCTTGCTTTTTGAGAGAGCATCTCAACGCCCATCAGGATATGTCCCATCAATTCACCATCGGTGGTTACCTCTATACCTTTTTGGTTTATAACGTATTCTTTTACTTTTCCAATATCGTGAAGTAGTGCTCCAGTTATGAGCAGGTCTTTATCGAGGTCATCGTAGATGTTGCAAACACTCTCAACTATCTTTGCAACATTAACCGAGTGTTCCAACAATCCGCCCCTGTAGGCATGGTGGATTTTCATACCAGCAGGGGCGTTCTTAAACGCCTCTGCAAAACTCACATCTTCCACAAAAAACCTTTTCAGAATTTCTTTATAGTCGTTATCGCGTACTTTATCAACGAGCCTCAATAGCGTCTTATAGAGCTCTTCAACGTTCTTTACACTTCCAACAAATCTCTCAACATCGTACTCGTTCTCGGTCAATTTCCTAACAGCGCTTTGTGAATTCAAGATGTTTATTTGAACTTTCTCTTCGAAATAAACTACTTTTCCCGAAACGCTGACAACGTTGCCAGGTTGCAAAACTTGGTCGTTAAGTTCTGCATTGTACCAATCTATTGCCCTTACGCTTCCTGTTCTGTCTTCAAGGGTCAGTAGTAGAAACTTTTTCCCGTCCTTTGTCTCTTGGAGTCGTTTACTTTTTACTTTGAACACTCCATCGATTTCCCTATCAACAAAATTCCTCAACTCTTCCGCGTAAGGCGGTCTCAACTTTTCCAGTGCTTCTCTCAGATTACTCACAGTTCCATCCCCTCGTATTTTCTCGGAACTCTTTCAGATATCCGGCATGTTACCTCGTAATTTATAGTACCAACAAGTTGTGCGATCTCTTCGGCTGTTATGATTTTATCTCCTTGTCTTCCTATCAAAACAACCTCGTCACCAATATTGACCTCTGGCAAATGTGATACGTCAACCATGAATTGATCCATGCACACTCGCCCAACTATGGGGCATCTCTCGCCGTGTATCAGTACGTATCCTTTGTTCGAAAGGCTTCTCCAATAACCGTCCGCATATCCAACAGGAATTGTGGCTATTTTCATTTCACTGAAAGCGGTGAATGTTCTGCCATAACTCACAGTGTCGCCTGGCTGGATGTTTTTGACATGCGAAACAACCGATTTCCAGGCCAAAACAGGTTTTAGTGAGTCGCTCCGAACTGTATCGCTAGGTTGAAGCCCATAGCTTGCTATACCGACTCTTACGTAATCAAAGCAATTAACAACCTTAGACAGTGCGGCGCCACTGTTGCATACGTGTTTAATTCTTACATCTAAGTCCAATTTTCTGAATTCCTCAGCTTGCTTTTCAGTAAATTCCACATCGCCTTCTTCCGAACTATCGGCAACCGCAAAATGCGTGTAAGCACCGTCAATTACAAAATTCGCCTTCCTTGCGGCTAACAGAAATTCTTTCGCTTCAGATGGGAAAACTCCTAATCTTCTCATACCTGTGTCGATTTTTATATGGCATTTCGGCCTAAAAGCATATTTTGTATATCTCCATAATTGTTCCCAAGAGTAAAGGGTAATCGTTAAATTGTACTGCTCGGCCACATGGAGCATATCTGGTGCAACGTAGTTAAAGACGAGTATTTCGGATTTTATGCCGTGCTTTCTTAGTTCTACGCCCTCTTCCAAAAACGCAACAGCAAGAAAGTCTATTCCGAAGCGCTCCGCTGCTTTCGAAAGCGCAACGGCTCCGTGCCCGTATGCATTCGCTTTCACCACAGGC
This genomic window from Fervidobacterium gondwanense DSM 13020 contains:
- a CDS encoding 3'-5' exoribonuclease YhaM family protein produces the protein MSNLREALEKLRPPYAEELRNFVDREIDGVFKVKSKRLQETKDGKKFLLLTLEDRTGSVRAIDWYNAELNDQVLQPGNVVSVSGKVVYFEEKVQINILNSQSAVRKLTENEYDVERFVGSVKNVEELYKTLLRLVDKVRDNDYKEILKRFFVEDVSFAEAFKNAPAGMKIHHAYRGGLLEHSVNVAKIVESVCNIYDDLDKDLLITGALLHDIGKVKEYVINQKGIEVTTDGELMGHILMGVEMLSQKARGISYDKILRLKHLIASHHGEFEWGAPVLPKTPEALVLHFVENMDSKINRVFQIIDKEDREKEWSEYDSNLSRRFFLR
- the alr gene encoding alanine racemase, whose translation is MESRRTYAVINVRNYLSNLKFFQEHCAPAKVMPVVKANAYGHGAVALSKAAERFGIDFLAVAFLEEGVELRKHGIKSEILVFNYVAPDMLHVAEQYNLTITLYSWEQLWRYTKYAFRPKCHIKIDTGMRRLGVFPSEAKEFLLAARKANFVIDGAYTHFAVADSSEEGDVEFTEKQAEEFRKLDLDVRIKHVCNSGAALSKVVNCFDYVRVGIASYGLQPSDTVRSDSLKPVLAWKSVVSHVKNIQPGDTVSYGRTFTAFSEMKIATIPVGYADGYWRSLSNKGYVLIHGERCPIVGRVCMDQFMVDVSHLPEVNIGDEVVLIGRQGDKIITAEEIAQLVGTINYEVTCRISERVPRKYEGMEL
- the truB gene encoding tRNA pseudouridine(55) synthase TruB, with translation MTSTVNGILLVDKEKGPTSHDIVDRVRRLFSVKQVGHSGTLDPFATGLLVIGVGKATRLLEYLQHDTKVYKVKFKLGVITDTFDITGQVMEENPVEVSEIEILEAVKSFVGTYKQVPPAYSAKKYQGKKLYELAREGKIINLPPREVTIYDIYDIKIALPYVEFTTKVSSGTYIRSLCMDIGYKLGCGATAVELRRISVGKFSVDDAINIPKIDRNENVDEIREKAIRSLIPIEQVLDFPKVEVNNVERIFNGVQPTVNDIIEIEDFEKDDLIQIYFQGKLIALAKAERSSSFINTLKKQSRNERIAKLIKVFKEE
- a CDS encoding DUF368 domain-containing protein, coding for MVLNFFRTVIAGLLMGWANVIPGVSGGTIAVIIGVFERLIEVVNDVMKLKISKKDLVFISLIALGLLIGILSGSKILSWSFENYPFYTYSFFYGLILLSLINFKDEIRTFKIVEFLVGVLIVIIPYVVSNAVKLQDTQVSDSISYFGLFVSGVIAGGSMILPGLSGSLMLMILGFYEKAIATVSRFASRDFTGSDILFIIVLGSGVLFGIGLISKLLKIWLEKAKQSILNFILGLVAGSLYPITPAFHGTGTLIGMFLWIALGGLVVYSLGKIQK
- a CDS encoding metallophosphoesterase family protein, which codes for MSLWAVGDIHGCLRSLERLISEISPKPEDKLVFLGDYIDRGPDSKGVVDYLISLSKQTQCIFLRGNHEQMLLDVIDGNDDTYLWLINGAQATWRSYGNLNEQALNEEHMNFFRNTKYYHIEDSFLFVHAGVRPNVPLERQDSRDLIWIREEFILKKHNLGYIVVFGHTPMEDVYVGEDKIGIDAGCVYGGMLTAYEVKSSRKVQVRC
- the pheS gene encoding phenylalanine--tRNA ligase subunit alpha gives rise to the protein MQEREGKVYEEMRGILESAKSDISNAQDSRTLNDLRVKYLGKSGIVTGLMKKLKDIPAEEKPIFGKVVNELKEEIESLLEEQKNRLAEIEREIIYKKLWVDHTMPGAKRDVGHLHIISRVQMELEDIFISMGFSVVEGPEVEQPWFNFDALNTPEWHPARDSHDSFYINEEYMLRTHTSPVQIRTMLSRKPPLAIVAPGRVYRRDYDATHLPMFTQMEGLYVDHDVTVKHLKYFLEEFARRLLGENTKVRLRPSFFPFTEPSFEVDIYFNNRWFEILGAGMVHPNVFKNVGYDPEQWRGLAFGLGVERIAMVKYGVRDIRDLVRNDIRFLENW
- a CDS encoding DUF933 domain-containing protein, whose amino-acid sequence is MKVGIVGLSQVGKTTIFSLLTGLEVDLFSQQHEKGIAKVHDKRVDILAKMYEPKKVTYATLEFFDTPALKIKDAKERTAVFNSIQNAEALLIVVRAFKNDAVPYPEVEKPVDQLKATLDEFLFRDLDVVTNRIERLENAKRKLEPKEEIELKLLKRLQEALENEQFLSKVELTEEEKKMLGGFSFATLKPTAVVVNVDEEQFTEKAYDTKEQIVNLCKENGFAYVELCGKLEMELNVLSEEEKMEFLKELGTEETGIERLSNALYSQCGLISFFTVGKDEVRAWTLRKNSTAVDAAGAIHSDLARGFIKAEIIKYEDLIRLGSEKAVKDAGLMKLVGKEHIVEDGDIITIRFNV
- the topA gene encoding type I DNA topoisomerase, translated to MSDATKNKKRTKTQSSGEIENETGSGKRKVIIVESPAKAKTIEGILGKDYQVISSKGHIRDLPQKQFGVDLNSLKLDFEIIPGKESVVEQIKKTAEGKEVYLASDQDREGEAIAWHLATILGVKGKNRITFSEITPRAIQEAVKNPREIDMNKVNAQLARRVLDRIVGYKISPLLWRIIKDARSAGRVQSAALKIICEKERERYRFVPQKYYKVWIEIAELKAYLTKINGKKIKPTDVTKEIADDVLKDVKNVKLIDIEIKEVRKNPPPPFITSTLQQDAASKLGFPVSKTMKIAQELYEGIDIKNGHRAFITYMRTDSTRVSEEAQEAAEEFILNNFGKEYLGNLQPKKSSSKTKTKVQDAHECIRPVDISLTPEKAKELLDKDHYKIYELIWKRFIAFQMSSAVYKQYSYDFQSDKYIFEATIRERIFDGFEKVYTIDNEASEEHKELRIGEVYNVEPKTVESETTPPDRYSEASIVKTLEAEGIGRPSTYATIIQTLLDRKYVVKNKRTLVPTILGFVVNHYLEQRFPDIVDKNFTAEMEKQLDEVENGKKDWKEVVRTFLSEFGKDLQKAEKEFFSIDFDTDLKCEDCEGNYKLKVGKFGLYLHCPKCKTNKSLKNDIFGVIDNGKLYVLKEAQEPESTDEEGSTGEEKRKRYTKPNKAKGSKTPKTSKASKSKKTAGK